The proteins below come from a single Oncorhynchus keta strain PuntledgeMale-10-30-2019 chromosome 32, Oket_V2, whole genome shotgun sequence genomic window:
- the LOC118365257 gene encoding cytosolic 5'-nucleotidase 3-like yields MIPELSSPSVCMKDPPRVEEIIKTMQKAGTSKIQVISDFDMTLTRFAYNGKRCPTSHNILDNSKLISEECKAQLKDLLNTYYPIEIDSKRTAEEKLPLMVEWWTKAHTLLVQQRIRKDLLQDVVKESDAMLREGYQLFFDHLQEHSIPLLIFSAGLGDVLEEVIRQAGVFHPNVKVFSNYMDFDETGVLKAFKGELIHIYNKREGALLNTGHFQELKSRHNVLLLGDSLGDLTMADGVHSMENILKIGFLNDKVEERKTSYLNAYDIVLVKDETMEVLNALLLHLTSTK; encoded by the exons ATG aTCCCAGAGCTGTCCAGTCCCTCAGTGTGTATGAAGGACCCTCCCAGGGTGGAGGAGATCATCAAGACCATGCAGAAGGCTGGCACCAGCAAGATTCAG GTCATTTCAGACTTTGACATGACCCTCACACGGTTTGCCTACAATGGGAAGCGGTGCCCTACCAGTCACA ATATCCTGGACAACAGCAAGCTCATCAGTGAGGAGTGCAAAGCACAG CTGAAGGACCTGCTCAACACATATTACCCCATAGAGATCGATTCCAAACGGACAGCGGAGGAGAAGCTGCCCCTCATGGTGGAGTG GTGGACTAAAGCCCATACTCTTCTGGTGCAGCAGCGCATCAGGAAAGACCTGCTGCAGGATGTGGTGAAGGAGTCCGATGCTATGCTCAG GGAGGGCTACCAGCTGTTCTTTGACCACCTGCAGGAGCACAGCAtccctctgctcatcttctctgcTGGGCTAGGAGACGTGCTGGAGGAGGTGATCCGCCAGGCCGGGGTCTTTCACCCCAACGTCAAGGTCTTCTCCAACTACATGGACTTTGATGAGACT GGAGTGCTGAAGGCGTTCAAAGGGGAGCTGATCCACATCTATAACAAGAGGGAGGGAGCTCTGCTGAACACGGGCCACTTCCAGGAGCTCAAGTCACGCCACAACGTCCTGCTGTTGGGAGACTCTCTGGGGGACCTGACCATGGCTGATGGGGTGCACAGCATGGAGAACATCCTCAAGATCGGCTTCCTCAACGACAAG gtggaggagaggaagacgtCCTACCTGAATGCTTATGACATCGTGCTGGTGAAGGATGAGACCATGGAAGTGCTGAACGCCCTGCTGCTCCACCTCACCAGCACCAAGTGA
- the LOC118365256 gene encoding peptidyl-prolyl cis-trans isomerase FKBP10-like: protein MESIFALFLLCVTGTHVSCSPGPLEDVVIDRYDIPRVCPREVQTGDFVRYHYNGTFTDGKKFDSSHERGAPFSGQVGLGRLITGLDRGVQGMCVNERRKVTVPPHLAYGSIGAGDVIPADTVLVFDVVLLDIWNTEDKVQTRSLSKPESCKRLVEATDFIRYHYNGTLLNGVPFDSSHSRNGTYDTYVGMGYLIKGMDEGLIGMCVGETRTIIIPPFLAYEEKGYGTVIPSQATLVFEVFMIDLFNPKDDIAVVVKEVPKTCTRKTVVGDYIRYHYNGTFQDGSGFDTSYQRNSTYNTYIGMGYVIQGMDKALQGLCIGEKRRVILPPHLAYGEKGTGDIIPGSAVLVFDIHVIDFHNPKDLIEIKVTSKPEKCNLTSEVDDLIQYRYNCSLMDGTLLYSSDHYEKSPITTLGANKVIEGLDEGLRGMCVGEKRVVIVPPHLGHGENGAKGVPSSAVLHFELELLDLQKGVPDGYMFVWLGDSPDPLFPAMDLNKDLSVPLEEFTAFINIQVAEGTGRLRPGMDAGGIIKDMFNNQDRNRDGKIVAEELKLKVEEDSDRARHEEL, encoded by the exons ATGGAGTCAATATTTGCGTTATTTTTGCTCTGTGTAACGGGAACCCATGTAAGCTGTAGCCCGGGCCCGTTAGAAGACGTGGTTATTGATCGGTATGACATTCCAAGAGTTTGTCCCAGAGAAGTGCAAACGGGAGATTTCGTCCGTTATCATTACAACGGTACCTTCACCGACGGCAAGAAGTTCGATTCAAG TCATGAACGTGGTGCACCCTTCAGTGGCCAGGTGGGACTGGGGCGTCTCATCACTGGTCTGGACAGGGGAGTTCAGGGCATGTGTGTCAATGAGCGCAGAAAAGTTACCGTCCCCCCACACCTTGCCTATGGAAGCATAGGAGCAG gtGATGTGATCCCTGCTGACACTGTGTTGGTGTTTGACGTGGTTCTGCTCGACATCTGGAACACAGAAGACAAGGTCCAGACACGCAGCCTCAGCAAACCTGAGAGCTGCAAGCGCCTCGTGGAGGCTACTGACTTCATCCGTTATCACTACAACGGCACCCTGCTGAACGGCGTGCCCTTCGACTCCAG CCACTCTAGGAACGGCACCTATGACACGTACGTGGGCATGGGCTACCTCATTAAGGGCATGGACGAGGGTCTGATCGGCATGTGTGTGGGAGAGACACGCACCATCATCATTCCACCCTTCCTGGCCTATGAGGAGAAGGGATATG gCACCGTGATTCCATCCCAGGCCACCCTGGTGTTTGAGGTCTTCATGATCGACCTGTTCAACCCTAAGGATGACATTGCCGTGGTGGTCAAGGAGGTGCCTAAGACCTGCACCCGTAAAACCGTGGTGGGAGACTACATCCGTTACCACTACAACGGCACCTTCCAGGATGGCTCTGGCTTTGACACCAG CTACCAGCGCAACAGCACATACAACACCTACATTGGCATGGGCTATGTGATCCAGGGCATGGACAAGGCCCTCCAGGGGTTGTGTATTGGAGAGAAGAGGCGTGTCATCCTTCCTCCTCACTTGGCCTATGGGGAGAAGGGAACTG GAGACATCATCCCTGGCTCGGCCGTGCTGGTCTTCGACATCCACGTTATCGACTTCCACAACCCTAAGGACCTCATTGAGATCAAGGTGACCAGCAAGCCCGAGAAGTGCAACCTGACCAGTGAGGTGGACGACCTGATCCAGTACCGTTACAACTGCTCCCTGATGGACGGCACCTTGCTCTACTCCTC GGACCACTATGAGAAATCCCCCATCACCACCCTGGGAGCCAACAAAGTGATTGAGGGTCTGGACGAGGGCCTGAGGGGCATGTGTGTGGGAGAGAAGAGGGTGGTGATCGTCCCACCCCACCTGGGACATGGAGAAAATGGAG CCAAGGGCGTTCCCAGCAGTGCCGTGCTGCACTTTGAGCTGGAGCTGTTGGACCTGCAGAAGGGAGTGCCTGACGGCTACATGTTTGTGTGGCTGGGGGACAGCCCAGATCCCCTGTTCCCTGCCATGGACCTCAACAAAGATCTATCTGTCCCTCTGGAGGAG ttcacaGCCTTCATAAACATCCAGGTGGCAGAGGGCACAGGTCGCCTGAGGCCAGGGATGGATGCCGGCGGCATCATCAAGGACATGTTCAACAACCAGGACCGCAACAGGGATGGCAAGATAGTGGCTGAGGAGCTCAAACTGAAGGTGGAGGAGGATTCTGACAGGGCCAGACATGAGGAGTTGTGA
- the LOC118365259 gene encoding kelch-like protein 10, protein MNELEETATSTKFQRCNMERKMSAMTCTIFNELRLEGKLCDVVIKVNGMEFNAHKNILCGCSSYFRALFTSGWNNVEKRVYSIPGVNPDMMRLIIEYAYTRSVPVTAENVEPLLAAADQFCILGIVRACCDYLEAQLCLQNCIGICKFADFYSCPDLRRRAYLFILHHFEMVRFSEEFMELSLAQLCDIIEKDDLNVKQEDVVFEAVLRWINHSPQDRKAHVSVLLPKVRMALMTADYFMNNVKNNTLVKDNDDCKPIIISALKAMYDLNMNGPSNTDFRNPLTRPRLPYAILLAIGGWSGGSPTNGIEAYDARADRWVNVTQEESPRAYHGAAYLNGFVYCVGGFDSVDYFNSVRKFNPVTRTWHQVAPMHSRRCYVSVAVLDGCIYAMGGFDGYVRLNTAECYEPETNQWTLIAPMHEQRSDASATTLHGKVYICGGFNGNECLFTAESYSPQTNQWTLTAPMRSRRSGVGVIAYAEQVYAVGGFDGANRLRNAEAYNPLTNTWRTVPTMFNPRSNFGIEVVDDLLFVVGGFNGFTTTFNVECYDEKTEEWYDAHDMGIFRSALSCCVVHGLPNVAQYAAPRDSLQSPREELKLSASNSILSV, encoded by the exons ATGAATGAACTGGAAGAGACAGCCACCTCCACCAAATTTCAAAGATGCAACATGGAGAGGAAAATGAGTGCTATGACCTGTACAATCTTTAACGAGTTACGTCTGGAGGGAAAACTCTGTGATGTGGTCATCAAAGTCAATGGCATGGAGTTCAATGCCCACAAGAACATCCTGTGTGGATGCAGCTCATACTTCCG TGCTCTCTTCACAAGTGGCTGGAACAACGTTGAGAAGCGGGTCTACAGCATTCCTGGTGTGAACCCAGACATGATGCGCCTGATCATTGAGTATGCCTACACACGTTCCGTGCCTGTGACTGCGGAGAATGTGGAACCGCTCCTGGCAGCTGCAGACCAGTTCTGCATCCTGGGGATCGTGAGGGCCTGCTGCGACTATCTGGAGGCCCAGCTCTGTCTGCAGAACTGCATCGGCATCTGCAAGTTTGCAGACTTCTACTCCTGCCCTGATCTGCGCCGCCGGGCCTACCTCTTCATCCTGCACCACTTTGAGATGGTGCGTTTCTCGGAGGAGTTCATGGAACTCTCTCTGGCACAGCTCTGTGACATCATCGAGAAGGACGACCTGAATGTGAAGCAGGAGGATGTTGTGTTTGAGGCGGTCCTACGCTGGATCAACCACTCGCCTCAGGACCGCAAGGCCCACGTGTCTGTGCTGCTGCCCAAG gtcCGCATGGCCTTGATGACAGCCGACTACTTCATGAACAATGTGAAGAACAATACCTTGGTGAAGGACAATGATGACTGCAAGCCTATCATCATCAGTGCCCTGAAGGCCATGTACGACCTGAACATGAACGGGCCCTCCAATACTGACTTCCGCAACCCTCTGACCCGCCCACGCCTGCCTTATGCCATCCTATTGGCCATAGGTGGCTGGAGTGGTGGCAGCCCCACCAATGGCATTGAGGCGTACGATGCGCGGGCTGACCGGTGGGTGAATGTGACCCAGGAGGAGAGCCCTCGAGCCTACCATGGAGCTGCTTACCTAAATGGCTTTGTCTACTGTGTGGGTGGCTTTGACAGCGTTGACTACTTTAACAGTGTACGTAAGTTCAACCCTGTCACACGGACCTGGCACCAGGTGGCCCCCATGCACTCTCGGCGCTGCTACGTCAGTGTGGCGGTGCTGGATGGCTGTATCTATGCTATGGGTGGCTTTGACGGCTACGTACGACTGAACACCGCTGAGTGCTATGAGCCTGAGACTAACCAGTGGACCCTGATTGCACCCATGCATGAGCAGAGGAGTGATGCCAGTGCTACCACACTACATGGCAAG GTGTACATCTGCGGTGGCTTCAATGGGAATGAGTGCTTGTTCACAGCAGAGAGCTATAGCCCCCAGACCAACCAGTGGACTCTGACCGCCCCCATGAGAAGCAGGCGCAGCGGTGTGGGGGTCATTGCTTATGCGGAGCAGGTCTATGCG GTGGGCGGCTTCGATGGGGCTAACCGCCTGCGTAACGCTGAGGCCTACAACCCGCTGACCAACACATGGCGCACGGTGCCCACCATGTTCAACCCGCGCAGCAACTTTGGCATCGAGGTGGTGGACGACCTCCTGTTCGTGGTGGGGGGCTTCAACGGCTTCACCACTACCTTCAACGTGGAGTGCTATGACGAGAAAACAGAGGAGTGGTACGACGCCCACGACATGGGCATCTTCCGCAGTGCCCTCAGCTGCTGCGTGGTGCACGGGCTTCCCAACGTGGCCCAGTATGCAGCCCCCCGGGACTCCCTCCAGTCCCCCCGGGAAGAGCTGAAGCTCTCCGCTTCTAACAGCATCCTGTCTGTGTGA
- the LOC118365777 gene encoding endoplasmic reticulum protein SC65-like: MAPTNVKDTWLSFCFCVVLVAPVLVEAQYEKYSFKSFPQNDLMPLESAYGHALDQYAAQNWRDSIKYLELSLRLHRLLKDSEAFCSQNCSTVSRDNDTLFADSSLRIMRHFLLRASCLKKCKTTLPVFTVVYPKRDVLEAFEKRVPYRYIQYAYYQLNNIERAVSAAHTFLQKNPEDPFISKNMNYYKTLFELDEYLIDHEERPYEPVFLKAVKLYNSGDFSASTREMEQATKEYLKMYDLCLAGCEGSYEVTEYKDFYPTLADLYTEVLKCKVKCEENLKPNVGGFFVEKFVATMYHYLQFAYYKLNDVRNAAPCAASYMLFDANDQVMQQNMVYYRFYREQWGLEETHFLPRPEALRYFNQTTKQREMLEFALNYLQTDDEDVVSPEEVAAPSAPPDAEFEGIGDYEESFVADWWQEPKTKGDAGEPAA, from the exons ATGGCCCCTACAAACGTTAAAGATACCTGGCTTTCATTTTGTTTCTGTGTAGTTTTGGTCGCTCCGGTTCTGGTCGAAGCCCAGTATGAGAAATATAGCTTTAAGAGTTTCCCACAGAACGACCTAATGCCACTTGAATCTGCGTATGGACATGCTCTGGACCAGTATGCAGCGCAGAACTGGAGGGACAGCATCAAGTACCTGGAATTGAGTTTGCGTCTTCACCGGCTCCTGAAAGACAGCGAAGCGTTTTGCAGCCAGAACTGTAGCACTGTCAGTCGGGACAATGATACCCTCTTCGCGGACAGCAGTCTCCGCATCATGCGGCATTTCTTACTCCGGGCTTCATGCCTTAAAAAGTGCAAAACAACATTACCAGTGTTTACAGTAGTCTACCCAAAGAGAGACGTTCTGGAAGCCTTTGAGAAGAGGGTACCCTACCGGTACATACAATATGCTTACTACCAG tTAAACAACATAGAGAGGGCCGTGTCAGCGGCCCACACGTTCCTCCAGAAGAACCCAGAAGACCCCTTCATCTCCAAGAACATGAACTACTACAAGACCCTGTTTGAGCTGGACGAGTACCTCATCGACCACGAGGAGCGGCCCTACGAG CCTGTGTTCCTGAAGGCTGTGAAACTGTATAACTCTGGAGATTTCAGCGCCAGTACTCGGGAGATGGAGCAGGCCACTAAGGAGTACCTCAAAATGTACGACCTCTGCCTGGCAGGCTGCGAAGGGTCATATGAGGTCACAGAGTACAAAGACTTCTACCCTACACTGGCAG atctctACACGGAAGTTCTGAAGTGTAAAGTGAAGTGTGAGGAGAACCTGAAGCCCAACGTCGGTGGTTTCTTTGTGGAAAAGTTTGTGGCTACCATGTACCATTACCTCCAGTTTGCCTACTATAAAC TGAACGACGTGCGTAACGCGGCTCCGTGTGCAGCCAGCTACATGCTGTTCGACGCTAACGACCAGGTGATGCAGCAGAACATGGTGTACTACCGCTTCTACCGAGAACAGTGGGGCCTGGAGGAGACGCACTTCCTGCCTCGCCCG GAGGCACTGAGGTACTTTAACCAAACGACCAAGCAGAGGGAGATGCTGGAGTTTGCACTGAACTACCTACAGACAGATGATGAG GATGTGGTGAGTCCAGAGGAGGTGGCTGCTCCCTCGGCCCCCCCTGACGCTGAGTTTGAGGGGATAGGAGATTACGAGGAGTCCTTCGTAGCAGACTGGTGGCAGGAACCCAAAACCAAGGGGGACGCTGGGGAACCTGCAGCCTGA
- the LOC118365258 gene encoding kelch-like protein 11 — MCVCVCVFSHTSLLQFRILTTTARMAAAPPNPDDSSRGSSGSSTPSVLVGDGDTEETEDFTSSSHCTELSRRQNEQRKQGLFCDVTLAFSSGAATGNVQSCEFSAHRSVLAAATDYFTPLLGGQFSESLSGRVEMKEWSAELGPDPETVESVIQYMYTGEIRVSTCNVHEVLELADRFLLLHLKEFCGEFLKKKLSLANCVAVHSLAHMYTLDQLALRAADMIRRNFHKVIQDEEFYTLPFHLVRDWLSDAEITVDAEEVLFEAVVKWVQRNTEQRGRYFEELFRLLRLPQIKPTYLTRVVKNEALVAANEACLRLVSDAVEGHAIRCENLKSADLEFWSSYMASFQPRFGQNMDVIMVVGGVSEGGDYLSECVGYFIYEDRWVNLPHIHNHLDGHAIATTESHIYVAGSMEPGFAKTVERYNPNRNTWEQVSNLTTRKHSFGLTCIKDILYSIGGHGNFSPGFKDVSVYEPELDKWHNLESAPKILRDVKAVSVEDRYVYVTARTPVDTDNEDGLKTVTTRYDTESRQWQDVDSLPLIDNYCVFQMAVAPTNFYHTASCCPKSYTVRDEAAKQKISGHISDEILESLPPEVTSIEGAAICHFDEDVFVIGGWKNSDDVDKQYRKEAYRYSAERKRWMLLPPMPQPRCRATACHVRIPYRFLYGCQRYPMPQNLARQRDRMQQMQQLHRRTLTLRRQLQSQIEC; from the exons atgtgtgtctgcgtgtgtgtttttTCCCACACGAGTTTACTGCAATTCCGAATTCTCACAACCACCGCCAGAATGGCAGCTGCACCCCCGAACCCAGACGACTCTAGTCGGGGTAGTAGCGGTAGCAGCACGCCCAGTGTCCTTGTTGGGGACGGGGACACGGAAGAGACCGAGGatttcacctcctcctcccactgcacAGAGCTGTCTCGGCGGCAGAACGAACAGAGGAAGCAGGGATTGTTCTGCGACGTGACGCTGGCCTTCAGCAGTGGGGCGGCAACCGGGAATGTTCAGAGCTGTGAGTTTTCCGCTCACCGTTCTGTACTGGCCGCGGCTACGGACTATTTCACGCCGTTGCTGGGAGGGCAGTTCTCCGAGTCGCTTTCGGGTCGGGTTGAGATGAAGGAATGGAGCGCTGAATTGGGACCAGACCCGGAGACGGTGGAGAGTGTCATTCAGTACATGTACACGGGAGAAATACGTGTTAGCACCTGCAATGTGCATGAAGTGTTAGAGCTTGCTGACAG GTTCCTGCTGCTGCACCTGAAGGAGTTCTGTGGGGAGTTCTTGAAGAAGAAGCTGAGCCTGGCCAACTGTGTGGCGGTGCACAGTCTGGCCCACATGTACACCCTGGACCAGCTGGCTCTGCGGGCCGCAGACATGATCCGACGCAATTTCCACAAGGTCATCCAGGACGAGGAGTTCTACACCCTGCCCTTCCACCTGGTGAGGGACTGGCTGTCTGACGCAGAGATCACCGTGGACGCGGAAGAGGTGCTGTTTGAGGCTGTGGTGAAGTGGGTCCAGAGGAACACAGAACAGCGGGGGAGGTACTTTGAGGAGTTGTTCCGTCTCCTCCGGCTACCCCAGATTAAGCCCACCTATCTGACGCGCGTGGTGAAGAACGAGGCACTGGTGGCGGCCAACGAGGCCTGTCTCCGCCTGGTGTCCGATGCCGTGGAGGGCCACGCCATCCGCTGTGAGAACCTCAAGTCAGCTGACCTGGAGTTCTGGTCATCCTACATGGCCTCCTTCCAGCCGCGCTTCGGCCAGAACATGGACGTGATCATGGTGGTGGGCGGGGTGTCGGAGGGGGGTGACTACCTGAGTGAATGTGTGGGTTACTTCATCTACGAGGACCGCTGGGTTAACCTGCCCCACATCCACAACCACCTGGATGGCCACGCCATCGCTACCACAGAGTCCCACATCTACGTAGCGGGATCCATGGAACCGGGCTTCGCCAAGACCGTGGAGCGCTATAACCCCAACCGCAACACCTGGGAACAGGTGAGTAACCTGACCACACGTAAACACTCCTTTGGTCTCACCTGTATCAAGGACATCCTGTATAGCATCGGTGGCCATGGCAACTTCAGCCCCGGCTTCAAGGACGTGAGCGTGTACGAGCCTGAGCTGGACAAGTGGCACAACCTGGAGTCAGCGCCCAAGATCCTGCGGGACGTGAAGGCGGTGAGCGTGGAGGACCGCTACGTATACGTGACGGCGCGCACGCCGGTGGACACAGACAACGAGGACGGGCTGAAGACGGTCACCACACGTTACGACACAGAGAGCCGCCAGTGGCAGGACGTGGACTCCCTGCCGCTCATAGACAACTACTGTGTGTTCCAGATGGCCGTGGCCCCCACCAACTTCTACCATACGGCCTCCTGCTGCCCTAAGAGCTACACGGTGCGGGACGAGGCCGCTAAGCAGAAGATCAGCGGCCACATCTCAGACGAGATCCTGGAGAGCTTGCCGCCCGAGGTCACCAGCATCGAGGGCGCCGCCATCTGCCACTTCGACGAGGACGTGTTTGTGATCGGCGGCTGGAAGAACAGCGATGACGTGGACAAGCAGTACCGCAAAGAGGCCTACCGCTACTCTGCCGAAAGGAAGCGCTGGATGCTGCTGCCGCCCATGCCCCAGCCCCGCTGCCGCGCCACCGCCTGTCACGTACGCATCCCCTACCGCTTCCTGTACGGCTGCCAGCGCTACCCCATGCCCCAGAACCTGGCCCGCCAGCGGGACCGTATGCAGCAGATGCAGCAGCTACACCGGCGCACCCTCACCCTGCGCAGGCAGCTGCAGTCTCAGATCGAGTGCTGA